The DNA window atatatatatattacacatATTTTTGCACTACTAACTTAATAAAAGAAACCAAATTCTTTATATGCAGTGGAGAATATAGTTCCATCGTGGCTAGCAGTTACTATTCACAAAATCATAGTAGTAATAGTTAATCCCATACAATTCTTACCTCTCAGTCAACTATTATTTTGTTTGTAATTAAAGAGCAAAAGAGAATTTGGGAGGGAGTTGTAATTAAAGAGCAAAAGAGAATTTGGGAGGGAGGGGGAGAGAGATTAATAGGAGTTATGAACCTAACAGTTTAGTTCTCTATTCATACATTTCACAGAAAGCTCTTATTTTTGTATTGACGTATATGCATCATGGCAAGCAGACTATCAATATTGTATTGAACTCTTGAGATAAAACAATACAATCACAATTGTATTGGAATCCTACTGTAATTTAAGCTATGATATAGAAATACTGTTTATATTATACTTAGACCACTCAATAATCTCAATGACTTCTGAATTGACAAACAAAAGGGCTATGGTAATGACTACTCTTAATTGTCAAAGAAAAAAATCTCCAAAgagataaattctcaaaagaacggaaagaagagaagaaaagagaTGTTCGATAACCACTCAAATTTTGGAAGACATGCTTAGATTAGAGTTgtgtttttataaaataaaggaaGTTGTGATGTTTAATTTCCCTTAAACCTTAGTGAAATTTTCGCACGACGGTTATGTGCTTTTAAATCGAACTGATTCTTTGAGAACCAAACTACTATTAATTAGGactgttttaaaattaaaattaaaaaaaaaaaaaaaaaaaaactaaaacgaaACCAAATCAAGTATGAGAATTGTTTAAATAACACCAATAACATAACCAAACTGTTTAACCGAATCCACCAAAAATACAGGTTATTGAATCACTGAGTGCAAGCAAGCTTTGCATAAATATTAGTAGGTAACATTACAAAAGTAAGTATAGCAGATGAGCTCAAGGAAATCCTTATACAACAATTCGGTATGTAACATATGTGCCTGCAGTCTCGCTTGGCCGGATTATCCGAACAACTTGTCCACGCTTGAGTCCATAATATCTCGCAACAGGATCCGTCACGAACATTCTAGGTAGCTGAGAAGCAGCCCAAAAATATTAGATCTAATGAACTGTAAAAGAAGTTTGTAGAAGAATACTGTAAATGCAAATCAGAGACAATATATGTAGAGGGAGACAAATAGGCAGCCTGTCCAGCAAAAATACAGGGTGTAGGCGGACATAGTTGAGTGTGCGAGCCTAAAACTATGGTTGCGCCGCGAAAAAAATGAGCGAAAGGCGGGGCGGGCATGCGGGCTTTGCTCCCCTAAAGGCTAAAAATTGCAAGAAAATCTTGTTAATGCCGGCACCAGCAAAAGCCCACGAAAAACGGGGCACAGCAGGACAGGCATATTAGACGGTGCAGACCTAAACCCTTGTCCCGTCCCACAAAAAAATGCAGACAAAACGGATATGCTCAGCGGGTCGGACTCGTTTTGTCACCCCTAAATATATGACTACAAGACCAATACATCTGTAAGATAAAGAATGAAGGAGCTAACACTAATAATTGCAAAGCTAAACTTTCACTATGCTTGAATGAATGAATACAGTCCAAACTTAGTAGATACATTGTTTATCTAAAAATGGATCAGGCTTTTCTGTAAATGATGACATTGTTTACCATCACTTTTTTTGCCATTCAGTTACATGCATTGTTCAGTCCATGATGCATGTAATAGAATTTCAACGAGTTTCATGTGATTTGAACTTCTGAATAGAAAGATTTTCTTCTTACTTTACAGAGGTTATTTTGCAATTTTTGTATCATTGCATTACAATGCAGAATTAGTATCTTAACTAACAAGCATATCAGAAGTTCTCATCAATAGAATACTGACCTGAGTTTCTTTGACGGTGTATGTCTCAAGCAAGTTTTCCTTCTCAGCCTCGGTGAGCACCTGATGTTCCGGCACAAGCTCGTGTTCTGTTACGTTCACCAGCAGTTCATCCTCCTGCACAACCAGCGGTTACATTTACCGTTAACAATCACCTACACACACATGAAGAAATCTAATCTATCTATTTGTCTGCCTATCTTCCATCTAACCTATTCTAACACAAAATGTCACCCTCTTAGAATTTAGTTAGAATGAATAACAACTTTGATAGTTAATATTACAAGGATCAACATTTGAAATTTACAATATTTCAAATTTCTCCTTTAAATTGAAAACCGTTAATCAATTTAGACTCTACATCAAGGAATAAATGATTACCTGAAACAGTTCAATACGATGTTTGGGGGCCAAGTCCTTAAGAGCTTCAGATGGTTTACTTCGACTAACAAGGATAGATCTCTCGACTCCCTCGCTCTCCATACGCTCACGGATCTTCGTAAGAACACTGAGACCGAGTTTGGCTACACGGACAAAGTAAACAAAGATTTTGTCAGAAGGATCGTCTTTGTTAGTTTTGAAATAAGTGGGGGCTCCTCCCTTCAGGTTAATGTCAAGCTTTTCTTTGAACTCTTGTCTCGACATATTTATCTCCGAATCTAGGACGAGGTAGTTTCTGTCTCTTAACATTTGCAAAACTGTTCTGTGAACCCTGTGTAGTTTGGGTATCTCTTCCTCGGAATACACCATCTTTACGCTTTTTTGAGATGCAAAATTAAACTACAGAGCATGAACCAATATGTAATCATTTTTTgtatccaaaaaaaaataattatttgcaacaaacacaaaaaattattATGCAGAGAAtcaatttaattcaattaaagttaaggaaaataaagaaaaattgaaATGGGGAAACAAAACGACATGGCAGAGTCGGAGTGGAGGAGGACTTACTGTTGTTAGGGGAGACGGAGACGGCGGCGCACAAGAGGGAGAAGAGGTATGGGGAGGCGCGGGAGAGTTGCTCGGGTGGGAGATGTCGCAAAAGGCAGCGAGGGT is part of the Vicia villosa cultivar HV-30 ecotype Madison, WI linkage group LG2, Vvil1.0, whole genome shotgun sequence genome and encodes:
- the LOC131647525 gene encoding DNA-directed RNA polymerases II and IV subunit 5A-like, coding for MVYSEEEIPKLHRVHRTVLQMLRDRNYLVLDSEINMSRQEFKEKLDINLKGGAPTYFKTNKDDPSDKIFVYFVRVAKLGLSVLTKIRERMESEGVERSILVSRSKPSEALKDLAPKHRIELFQEDELLVNVTEHELVPEHQVLTEAEKENLLETYTVKETQLPRMFVTDPVARYYGLKRGQVVRIIRPSETAGTYVTYRIVV